The following are encoded in a window of Hippoglossus stenolepis isolate QCI-W04-F060 chromosome 10, HSTE1.2, whole genome shotgun sequence genomic DNA:
- the gemin2 gene encoding gem-associated protein 2: MKSDAEELMPRLLPVECRASAEELDLKGPPRNPQEYLRQVQLEASLCPEVVVAQIDPKKLKKKQTVNASVAGCHAAPMGFCPSLGWQRQQVGHFSDVRQSITRNRNHWSSQSLDDNVLMPKLTDEEGWKRFCLGEVVYLGTSSCDTGAEPALDYSKVGFPPFLSIVSRLNQSTVLMVLETLISWFEEREFGPQLGRWLYGLLSCLEKPLLPEAHSCIRQLARRCAQLRSTLESQDDEKLPALNLLICLVARYFEQNDLADQPQ, encoded by the exons ATGAAGTCCGACGCGGAGGAGCTGATGCCCAGGCTGCTGCCCGTGGAGTGCAGAGCCAGTGCAGAGGAGCTGGACCTGAAAGGACCTCCACGAAACCCACAGGAATATCTGCGACAAGTCCA GTTGGAGGCGTCATTATGTCCAGAGGTGGTGGTTGCTCAGATCGACCCCaagaaactgaagaagaaacaaacagtgaatgCTTCT GTGGCAGGTTGCCATGCTGCTCCCATGGGTTTCTGCCCCAGTCTCGGTTGGCAGCGGCAGCAGGTCGGTCACTTCTCGGATGTCAGACAG AGCATCACAAGGAACAGGAATCACTGGAGCAGCCAGTCTCTGGATGACAATGTGCTGATG ccaAAGCTAACAGATGAGGAGGGCTGGAAGAGGTTTTGTTTAGGGGAGGTCGTCTATCTGGGAACGTCATCCTGTGACACAGGTGCAGAGCCAGCACTGGACTACAGCAAg GTCGGCTTCCCTCCCTTCCTGAGCATCGTCAGCAGACTCAACCAG TCCACAGTGTTGATGGTGTTAGAAACTCTCATCAGTTGGTTTGAGGAGAGAGAGTTTGGTCCACAGTTG GGTCGCTGGTTGTATGGTTTGTTGTCCTGCCTGGAGAAGCCTTTACTGCCTGAAGCCCACTCCTGCATCAGACAACTGGCCAGGAGATGTGCTCAGCTCCGCAGCACGCTG gagagtcAGGACGATGAGAAACTACCTGCCCTCAACCTGCTCATCTGTCTTGTTGCCAG ATATTTTGAGCAGAATGACCTGGCAGATCAGCCGCAGTGA
- the ctage5 gene encoding melanoma inhibitory activity protein 2, which yields MAVSRLYSSLWITGIALVSVLHMSLGLLSDYKICGDSECESPISRVQAIRDHRAKDCRFLSFRRGDTISVYHKLSGQREDLWAGSIDKQFGYFPKDAVQVEQVYAANEKVVETQRSDFFCMDESGYPIDASDLDSDDETDNQTIQIHESESHNDDTSVESPSTSADPSTEFPVSTQQSEDTSTEGNENKNTGDAAAGTHKEAHDNPEALNEQGGSPSSSWLGSSVTGWLGLGKEEESINLPEEEEDEGKESQAKTSTSSVTGWLGFGGEGKTDDAVKRGEDKTKETDDSYTSAFTGWLGFGGDAKTDSAEKEQDGTREVKEENEPKVTFRSRRMSLDLEGSQLHEEEEKEVQTLDWLGNGLSRTLGFGVTNQESERERNAEKEAEKGSEEEEEQPSSGSWFGIGDILGFGKNKNKVDERQDSGFKDTEEDKTTEEDTLLENVDTSETQGEEKQKETDKERLEEKLETETITEEGDNSVNSSSNKDTVLQTEPEAESTTSALDEDESQKSEINLGPELSSVDLNSDSTAQPVGKAEEDEKDKQQRETTDRGGEEEGDESKEEEKQEKMGVKQSVNQDGLKEVGEIQEEELQQEKQQEETLDEAEELKGKVKQQGVKEIQEEGKQEEMEELNKVEEINGEEGQKLIEVMKEKDKQRIEELKDDNKREEVEEAKEDKKQEGEKAELKGEKKQEEVEGPKEVEKKPEMEEANEERKQDMVEEIQEEVKREEPEEVKGESELKEEGKQEELKEAEEINGEEKKKEIEEIIEREKQEEEDAKEEKSEEELEEFNEERKQEKEEVEEEKREFEEMQQVNYVEGDRRDKEEEDGLKCLHERCPQATDDESVTDRGENISEDGVSSADGGKIQRGSENSHIGEIQTKASEETKRDIIGQEEDGLDVYETQDIDLPHSGENREEGQSYPGDPKHTDLYQGNDNESKDAETSSDGISIERKPKQIQSNTDHETDDVGNESSDSQMNESVESQISEQTVPLLSEEPAGSSLPPDDLNTRAAETGNGGAFGLFKNAFSYLSQTRDTETEDGVDSGLETNTGETSQPQASQIYEQEVNSNADSNQIYTQDLPGTMATEQPQPTPSSASIQTSPMSHSHPHTPSLHTHFLSKHYTNLPAYMTVEEVNVLTELFGRHKLQFLDYMLGSSETVPAEPDESILSDIERLLHHHRETLTSASMRLADAPQEDKEKTRTLIALQKLEMLITRVRETFSTGKSDSSKGNHQAEASCVGASCSTHSKDHEMSPVDNSRKTEDTSVAADNNIQSDDMTDVGNVGKERDEKRGGDNDGCGEECPQNQSESPQSQEGVMEQILDFVHQIGEESAAHVHAVRERLTWMAQTNRPNGIEADMAEHPASEQFSSEAADFQTAAEAYYTIAVEKVKDVVSSLPDDIRPGPDLYGVPWEPVIVSSLVGLVTVLLFTCRFYSSVKSRMYRSKEHWMAAQVTQLLDEKCEVLETLSKCQQEYDELEDSLRDSGVLAQTQKTEHLEMKAGQLENAKKELERDLDQLKDQLDQQKQHRKEQERRIAVLEESMETFEEESKDLQSQEEQAQTTLKVYSMNSDRLQRNLETVGEQNTLLQESNAQLRQQVEGWAERVNELEAEMQRCEVTFSGMQQDVANKDERIMSLTDCLLKMKAWDSDLEEEEGAEKETSNGAPGKEKENGKGGITDPQGHFQKVQKLIYAAKLNADLKSVDEDKDRVFAKLNDEVKAKEDLQVSIKELENEKLSLHSDAENYSDQVQRLQQKLHIMTEMYQENELKLHRLLTVEEKERLQKEEKLNRADKNIALAMEELNNYRQRAEEMEEELDKSKQSYQTQISAHEKKAHNNWLAARGADRDLTDIRRENALMRQKLTDTQFKLDAFDKDPYALDSLARPMPFRAERSPYGPSPLGRPASETRAFLSPPTLMDGPSPRLSPRVGRGPMEPSGGHGDMERSGGPHSDSGSISPTWDRDRRGPPPGPPGPPGPPGHLGPPGYMFPEPGGPMYRRPPPGPPPPHLRGFPPAGPPGPPRPTDMPDGFYRDNSLGPGEQEYRESGPGDRRTPPEGDPRMGGPPPPGAPMGPMDGPFPRRAPYGPPPPDFYPPRGPGGPSMMPRWAPPPQGMMFPPRFPHGPAPHPHYAPPMRPLPPDGFHPPSVGPPPPQQPLPSPPHSQSPEEHRPSPEDAI from the exons ATGGCTGTTTCTCGGCTCTACTCATCCCTGTGGATTACAGGCATCGCGCTTGTGAGTGTTCTTCACATGAGTCTGGGATTGTTGTCTGACTACAAGATCTGTGGGGACTCCGAGTGTGAAA gcccGATAAGCAGGGTGCAGGCCATCAGGGACCACCGCGCCAAGGACTGTCGTTTCCTGAGCTTCAGACGAGGAGACACCATCTCTGTTTACCACAAACTGAGTGGACAGAGGGAAGACCTGTGGGCAGGGAGT atTGACAAACAGTTTGGCTATTTCCCAAAGGATGCAGTGCAGGTGGAGCAAGTTTATGCAGCTAATGAGAAAGTTGTGGAAACACAG AGATCTGATTTCTTCTGTATGGATGAGTCTGGTTATCCTATTGACGCCAGTGATCTGGACAGTGATGATGAAACTGATAACCAGACAATCCAAATCCACGAATCAGAATCACACAACGACGACACAAGCGTTGAAAGTCCTTCAACGTCGGCGGATCCCTCTACAGAATTCCCAGTTTCAACTCAGCAATCTGAAGACACATCAAcagagggaaatgaaaacaaaaacactggtgatgctgctgcagggacTCACAAGGAAGCACACGACAATCCTGAAGCTCTGAATGAACAAGGTgggtctccctcctcttcatggCTTGGTTCTTCAGTGACAGGATGGTTGGGTCtgggaaaagaggaggaatctATCAATTTgcctgaagaagaggaagacgaaggGAAAGAATCACAAGCCAAAACTTCAACTTCATCAGTGACAGGATGGCTGGGGtttggaggagaaggaaaaactgATGATGCTGTGAAACGCGGAGAAGACAAAACTAAAGAAACTGATGATTCTTACACTTCAGCCTTCACTGGTTGGCTCGGCTTCGGAGGAGACGCAAAAACAGATTCCGCCGAAAAGGAGCAGGATGGCACAAGAGAAGTGAAGGAAGAAAATGAGCCAAAAGTAACAttcaggagcaggaggatgTCTCTTGACCTCGAGGGTAGCCAATTAcacgaagaagaggagaaagaggtgCAGACATTGGATTGGTTAGGGAACGGACTGTCACGCACGCTGGGATTTGGcgtgaccaatcaggagtcagagCGTGAGAGAAATGCTGAAAAGGAAGCTGAGAAGggaagtgaggaagaggaagaacagcCATCGTCTGGTTCTTGGTTTGGGATCGGGGACATTTTAGGATTCGggaaaaacaagaataaagttgacgAGCGTCAAGACAGTGGCTTTAAAGACACAGAAGAGGacaaaaccacagaagaagacacTCTTTTAGAGAATGTAGACACCAGTgaaacacagggagaggagaagCAAAAAGAAACTGACAAAGAGCGACTGGAGGAAAAGCTTGAGACGGAAACAATAACAGAAGAGGGAGATAATAGTGTCAATAGCAGTTCCAACAAAGACACGGTTCTTCAAACTGAGCCAGAAGCAGAGTCTACCACCTCAGCGCTGGATGAAGACGAGAGtcaaaaatctgaaatcaatCTAGGGCCTGAGCTCAGTTCTGTGGATTTAAATTCAGACTCCACTGCTCAACCTGTTGGTAAAGCtgaggaagatgaaaaagatAAGCAGCAAAGAGAGACAACAgatagagggggagaggaagagggtgatgagtcaaaggaagaggaaaagcagGAGAAGATGGGGGTAAAGCAAAGTGTGAACCAGGATGGATTAAAAGAGGTGGGAGAGATACAGGAAGAGGAgttacagcaggaaaaacaacaggaggagaCGCTGGATGAGGCAGAGGAGttaaaaggaaaagtgaagCAGCAGGGAGTGAAGGAAATACAAGAAGaggggaaacaggaagagatggaggaattAAACAAGGTGGAAGAAATAAATGGAGAGGAAGGGCAGAAGTTAATAGAGGTGATGAAAGAAAAGGACAAACAGCGCATCGAGGAGTTAAAGGATGACAAcaaaagagaggaggtggaggaggctaAGGAAGATAAAAAACAGGAGGGT GAGAAAGCTGAGTTAAAGGgggagaagaagcaggaggaggtggaggggccGAAAGAGGTAGAGAAAAAACCTGAGATGGAGGAGGCAAacgaggagaggaaacaagacaTGGTGGAGGAGATAcaggaagaggtgaagagagaagagCCAGAGGAGGTAAAAGGGGAGAGTGAGCTCAAGGAAGAAGGGAAACAGGAGGAGTTAAAGGAAGCGGAGGAAATaaatggagaggaaaagaagaaggaaataGAGGAGATTAtagaaagggagaaacaagaggaa gaggatgcaaaagaagagaagagcgAGGAGGAATTAGAGGAGTTCAATGAGGAAagaaagcaggagaaagaggaggtggaggaagagaaaagggagtTTGAGGAAATGCAGCAGGTGAATTACGTTGAGGGGGACAGGagggacaaagaggaagaggatggccTTAAATGTTTACATGAGCGTTGTCCACAAGCTACTGATGATGAatctgtgacagacagaggtgagaaTATCTCTGAGGATGGAGTGAGCTCAGCAGACGGAGGTAAAAtccagagaggaagtgaaaacagTCACATAGGAGAGATTCAGACAAAAGCTTCTGAGGAAACTAAGAGAGACATAATAGGACAGGAAGAAGATGGTTTGGACGTTTATGAGACACAAGACATTGATCTGCCACATtcaggagagaacagagaagagGGTCAATCGTATCCTGGTGATCCAAAACACACAGATCTCTATCAAGGCAATGATAATGAGTCCAAAGATGCTGAAACTAGCAGCGATGGAATTTCCATTGAGAGGAAACCAAAGCAAATACAGTCAAATACAGATCATGAGACAGATGATGTAGGGAATGAGAGCTCTGATTCACAGATGAATGAATCCGTTGAAAGTCAGATATCTGAACAAACTGTGCCCCTTCTGTCTGAAGAACCTGCTGGATCTTCACTTCCGCCTGATGATCTCAACACGAGAGCAGCAGAGACTGGAAATGGAGGAGCTTTCGGTCTTTTTAAAAACGCCTTCAGCTATTTAAGCCAAACACGTGACACTGAAACAGAGGATGGTGTTGATTCTGGTTTGGAGACAAATACAGGTGAGACGTCTCAGCCACAAGCCTCTCAGATCTATGAACAGGAAGTAAACTCCAACGCTGATTCGAATCAGATTTATACACAAGATCTTCCAGGCACCATGGCCACAGAGCAGCCACAGCCTACCCCTTCCTCTGCCAGCATCCAGACATCACCCATGTCTCATTCTCATCCCCATACTccctctctgcacacacatttcctctccaAGCACTACACAAACCTCCCCGCTTATAtgacggtggaggaggtgaatGTTTTGACGGAGCTCTTTGGGCGACACAAGCTCCAGTTTTTAGACTACATGTTGGGGAGCTCAGAAACCGTGCCTGCGGAGCCTGATGAATCTATATTGTCAGACATAGAAAGACTTCTGCATCATCACAGGGAGACCCTGACGTCTGCTAGCATGAGACTCGCAGATGCTCCACAGGAGGACAAGGAAAAGACCAGGACGCTCATCGCTCTACAGAAACTAGAGATGCTGATCacaagagtgagagagactTTCAGCACAGGAAAATCAGACAGTAGCAAAGGAAACCATCAAg CCGAGGCCAGCTGTGTCGGTGCATCTTGTTCAACTCACAGCAAAGATCACGAAATGAGCCCTGTGGACAACTCAAGGAAGACAGAGGATACTTCTGTAGCCGCGGATAACAACATCCAGAGTGATGACATGACGGATGTGGGGAATGTTGGAAAAGAAAGggatgagaaaagaggaggggataATGATGGATGTGGGGAAGAGTGTCCTCAGAATCAGTCAGAATCACCGCAGTCACAGGAAG GAGTAATGGAGCAAATTCTGGACTTTGTTCATCAGATCGGTGAAGAATCAGCCGCTCATGTTCATGCAGTGAGGGAGCGTCTCACATGGATGGCACAG ACTAACCGGCCAAATGGAATAGAAGCGGACATGGCGGAACACCCGGCAAGCGAGCAGTTCTCCAGCGAGGCGGCCGACTTCCAGACGGCGGCCGAGGCTTACTACACTATCGCCGTTGAGAAAGTGAAGGAT GTTGTGTCGTCACTGCCTGACGACATCAGACCCGGGCCAGACCTGTATGGCGTACCGTGGGAACCAGTCATCGTCTCCAGTTTGGTGGGACTGGTGACAGTGCTGCTGTTCACCTGTAGATTTTATAGCTCT GTCAAAAGCAGAATGTATCGAA GTAAAGAGCATTGGATGGCAGCACAGGTTACACAGTTGCTGGATGAGAAGTGTGAAGTCCTTGAGACTCTTAGTAAATGTCAACAAGAG TATGATGAACTGGAGGACTCACTCAGGGACAGTGGTGTGTTGGCCCAAACTCAAAAGACAGAACATCTGGAG ATGAAAGCTGGACAGTTGGAAAATGCTAAAAAGGAGCTTGAAAGGGATCTCGACCAACTAAAGGATCAACTGGACCAGCAGAAACAACATAGGAAAGAACAAGAAAGAAGG ATAGCAGTGCTTGAGGAGAGCATGGAAACATTTGAAGAAGAATCCAAAGACCTCCAGTCACAGGAAGAACAG gCACAAACTACTCTGAAAGTTTACAGTATGAACAGTGACCGATTACAAAGGAACCTGGAAACAGTGGGAGAGCAGAACACACTGCTACAAGAGAGCAATGCTCAG ctgaggcagcaggtggagggATGGGCAGAAAGAGTGAATGAGTTGGAGGCAGAGATGCAGAGGTGCGAGGTCACATTCAGCGGGATGCAGCAGGATGTGGCCAATAAGGATGAGCGTATAATG TCGTTGACAGACTGCCTGCTGAAGATGAAGGCTTGGGATTCGGATcttgaggaagaggaaggagctgAGAAGGAGACGTCCAATGGTGcaccaggaaaagaaaaggagaatgGAAAAGGGGGCATAACGGACCCACAAGGTCATTTCCAGAAAGTCCAAAAGCTAATTTATGCTGCTAAG CTTAACGCCGACCTCAAATCAGTAGATGAAGACAAGGACAGAGTATTTGCCAAACTGAATGACGAAGTAAAAGCTAAAGAAGACCTTCAAG TGAGCATTAAAGAGCTGGAGAATGAGAAACTATCTCTGCACTCAGATGCGGAAAACTACTCGGATCAG GTCCAACGATTACAACAGAAACTCCATATTATGACAGAAATGTACCAGGAGAATGAGCTGAAGCTGCACAG actgCTGACAGTAGAGGAGAAGGAGCGACTGCAAAAAGAAGAGAAGTTAAATAGAGCTGACAAAAACATTGCATTGGCCATGGAAGAACTCAACAACTACAG ACAACGAgcagaagagatggaggaagagctGGATAAATCCAAACAGTCTTACCAGACCCAGATATCAGCACATGAGAAGAAGGCTCACAACAACTGG CTTGCAGCTCGAGGGGCAGACAGAGATCTAACAGACATCAGGAGAGAAAATGCCCTCATGAGACAGAA gctgacagacacacagttcaAACTAGACGCCTTTGACAAAGATCCATATGCTTTGGACAGTCTGGCCAGACCAATGCCTTTCAGAG ctgAAAGGTCACCATATGGTCCTTCTCCTCTGGGTCGACCAGCATCTGAAACCAgagcttttctttctcctcctacATTAATGGATGGACCATCTCCTCGATTGTCTCCTAGAG TCGGCCGTGGTCCCATGGAGCCATCAGGTGGCCATGGGGACATGGAGCGGAGTGGAGGGCCTCACTCAGACAGTGGCTCAATCTCTCCCACATGGGACAGAGATCGCAGGGGACCCCCGCCAGGACCCCCAGGGCCCCCAGGGCCCCCTGGGCACCTAGGACCTCcag